The genomic interval TGCAGAAGCTCGGAGCGCCGCTGCACGAATAACCGGGCTCCTGGGCGCAGCTGGCGCTGCAACCATCACCCGCCGCGGTGTTGCCGTCGTCGCACGTCTCTCCCGCGTTCAGCACGCCGTTGCCGCAGCTCTGGGTGCACACGGACGTGCTGTTCGCCGGACGGGTGCAGACGTAACCGGACTCCACCCCACAGGTGGCGTTGCAGCCGTCGCCCGACACGGTGTTGCCGTCGTCACACGCCTCGGCGCCAGCGACCCTGCCGTCGCCGCAGGTGGTGGTGCAGACGGACGGCGCGACTGAGCAGTTGTAACCGGACTCCACGGCGCAGGCGGAGGAGCAGCCGTCGCCCGACGTGGTGTTTCCGTCGTCACAGGTCTCGTTCGGGTCCTGGACGTTGTTGCCGCACGAACGGACACACACGGAGGGCGCGTTCGTGGGGGTGCTGCAGGCGTAGCCGGCTTCTACGCGGCACTCGGTGGCGCAGCCGTCCTGGGAGTTGAGGTTGCCGTCGTCGCACTCTTCGCCCGGGTTCACCACGCCGTTGCCGCACGTGTTCACACAGGCCTGGCCCGGGATGGGGCACGCGGCGCCCAGCTCCAGGGTGCATGCCACGGAGCAGCCATCGCCCATGTTGGTGTTGCCGTCGTCGCACAGCTCGCCGGGGTTGAGCACCCCGTTGCCACACAGGGCCTTGCAGTTGGACGGCACGTCGTTGCACTCGTAGCCGCTCTCGACGCGGCAGGAGGCGGAGCAGCCATCGCTGCCCAGCGTGTTGCCGTCGTCGCACTGCTCACCGGCGTTGAGCTGGCCGTTGCCGCAGGTGGCGACGCAGGCCTGGCCCGGGGTCGGGCACGCATGGCCGGACTCCACGCGGCAGCTCGCGTTGCAGCCGTCGCCCGCCGTCGTGTTGCCGTCGTCGCACTGCTCGCCGGCGTTGAGCTGGCCGTTGCCACACGTCCGCGCGCAGGAGCTGGGCGCGCCCGCGCAGCCATAGCCGGGCTCGATGCCGCAGGTGTTGTTGCAGCCATCGTTGTTGGCCGTGTTGCCGTCGTCGCACTCCTCGCGGGGAGACACGGTGCCGTCGCCACAGCGGTCGTCGTAGGCGTCCACGAAGATGTAGCGGAACGCATTGGGCTCCGACTGCTCGTTCTCATTGCACAGCTCGATGCGGTTGAGGCCCGTGCGCCAGGGCGCGTTCGCTCCGAACTCCCGGATGATGTTCTTCTGCCAGGGCTGGCCCGCCGGCTGGCTCACCGTGACCGGCGTGAAGTTCGTCCCGTTCACAGTCGCGTGGTCGAAGTCGTTGTCGTTGAACGTCGCGAGGCGCAGGCGGAACTGGGCGACGTTGGTGGTCGAGGGGATGATGAACCGCTGGTAGATACACGTCGGGGCACCCAGGGGCGCGGCCATGAAGCGCGCCGTCTGGCTCTCCTGCGGCCAGTCCTGGGCATCGCGCACACCCGGGACGGCGCCTGCGTTGTTGCTGGTGTAGAACCAGTGCGGGTCCAGACCGGACTCCAGCCGGCGGTTGTTCTGGTCCACGCCCGTGTTGAAGACCACCACACCCGCCCTCACGCAGCGGCTGGGCGTCCCCGCGCAGGCGAAGCCGGGCTCGACTTCACACTGACGGTTGCAGCCATCGCCCTCGGCGCGGTTGCCGTCGTCGCAGATCTCCTGGTCGAAGTTGGGCCACTGGCGATTGTTGAACACGCCGTTGCCGCACAGCGACAGGTCGCAGGTGGCCGAGCATCCGTTGGTGTCCGCCGTGGTGTTGCCGTCGTCGCAGGCCTCGCCGGTGTTGATGACGTTGTTGCCGCACAGCGTGGCCAGGGAGCAGGGCCGGCCAGGCACATGGCACAGGTAGCCGGCTTCGATGGCGCCCGCGGAGGAGCAGCCATCGCCGCTCACCGTGTTGCCGTCGTCGCACTGCTCACCGGGCTGCAGCCGGCCGTCGCCCACGAGCGCGGAGGACTGGCTGGAGACCAGGGCCTCCTCGGGGACGGGCGCGGGAGGCGTGGGCTCGCAGCCGGTGAGGGCCGCGAGGAGCGCGAGCGCGAGGGCCGCGCGGAGCCCGGCGCGCGCGGGCGGCCGAGGCTCGGGACAGAAGTGTTCAGGGACTCGTGTTGTCATGGATGTCTGCCTCACTTCTCGAGGGTGTCGGCCCCGGGGGTTCCCTGCTTCGTCTCGACGCCCTCGGCGTCACCGACGATGCGGAACTCCACGCGGCGGTTCTTGGCGCGGCCGGGCTTGGTGGTGTTCTCCGCGATGGGCTTGGCGGGGCCATAGCCCTGCGCATCCAACCGCTCGCGGCTCACGGACTTGCCCACCAGGTACTTCACCACCGCCTCGGCGCGGCGACGGGAGAGGTCCAGGTTGTAGTCCGCCTTGCCCGTGTTGTCGGTGTGTCCCTCGACGCGCAGCTTCTCGATTTCAGGGTGCGACGCGAGGATGGCCGCCACGCTGTCGAGCAGCTTGTGGCTGCGCGTGCTGATGACGTCCTGGTTGTTCTCGAAGAAGACGGACTCGAGGATGCGAATCTGTCCTTCGCCAATCTGCGCCAGCTGCTTCTGCTTGCAGCCGTGGTTCTTCTCCGTTCCCGGCTCATCCGGGCAGTTGTCCAGCCGGTCCACGAGCCCGTCGCCGTCGCGGTCCTTGTCCGGGCAGCCGCGGTTCTCCTTCGGGCCCGCCTCGTTCATGCAGGCATCGCGCGCGTCCGCCACGCCGTCCTGGTCGTTGTCCGGGTCCGGGCAGCCGTTGTCGTCCTCGAAGCCGTCCATGTCCTCGGCCTGCTTCGGGCACGCGTCCTTGGAGTCCGCGATGCCGTCGCCGTCGGAGTCCGGGTCATCCGGGCAGCCGTCGGAGTCCTCGAAGCCGTTGATGTTCTCTGCTTGCGCGGGGCAGCGGTCCGCCAGGTTGAGCAGGCCGTCCTGGTCGTCGTCCGTGTCCGCGCAGCCGTTGAGCTGGGCGAGGCCCGGCGTCGTCGGGCAGCGGTCCGCGACGTTCTTCACGCCGTCGCCATCCGCGTCCAGGTCGGGACAGCGGGCCGCGTCGTGGGGCTGGCCCGCGACACATGAAGCGACCTTCGTGCCATCGGAGCCGAAGTTGACGCCGGCCAGCACGCGGAACTCGGGCGTGCCGGGCGTCTGACCGAAGCCGGGGCCACCCATGATGTAGAACTCGGTGCCCTCGGTCCGGGCGCTGCGAAGACCCAGCAGCACCTCGAGCGACTCGGGCGCGTCCGCGAACGGCAGCGTGCCGCGCACCACCAACTCCTCGCGCAGGCCGAACAGCTCGGCGGAGACATTGACGCCGCCGTTCATCTCCACGCCCATCTCGTCGCGCAGCGGCGTCGCGCCGGGGGTAAGGGCGTACGTCTTGGTCCTCACGAGCGCGCCCACGTCCGCGCCCACGCGCCACGTGTCGTTCAGCCGCTTGCCAAGCCCCAAGCGCGGGGTGAAGACGAAGCCATCATCCCGGGTGAGCACCTCTTCGCTGCCCAGGGGCAGGGCCACGCCCAGGTGCAGGCCCATGTCGAGCGGGCCTCCGCGCGACTCGGACAGGATGCCCGCGCGCGCCTGGAGCCAGGGCGTGCCCAGCGCGAAGGTCGACGGCGTCTCGAAGCCCAGCGTCTTCGTGTCCGGGCCCCACTGCGTGACGATGGGAACCTGCGCGCCGAGCTCCAACCAGTCCGTCAGGGCGTAGGCGCCGCTGAAGTGCACCGTCACGCGGTCGGACACCACGGTGCCCAGTCTCGCGTCGTTGCGCATCAGCACCAGCGGCCTGCGCTGGTAGTGGGCCGTCATGCCCAGGCGGAAGGTGCCATCCGGCAGCAGGTCGCCCGTGGACAGCACGAGGCTGTCCTTCGCGCCGGGGTTCAACTGCAACCGCTCCAGCTCCACGCTGGGAATCCGCTGGGCCTGTGCCTCAGCGGAGAATGCCCAAAGGACGGCCAGTCCTCCGAGCAAGGATGAGTGACTTCTCGATTTCAAGAGTTCCTCCACGTCCACGCGGCGTCATGTGCGCGCGCGACCTTCGACCACCCGTTGGGTGCGCCTGCACGGTTGCACGGCGCGGGCCAGGATGTCGTGAGGAAGACGGAGGAATCGATGAGTGGGGCTGACGTGTCAGGGCGTGTTCCGCTTCATCCAGGCACGCCTTTGACACGTCAAACCGCGGTGGGCTGGGTATGGGGTTACCCAGCCCTTGCCAGATGCTTCGATTTCGAAAGACTTTCAAGAGGCTTCAGCCCTGGGCGAGTGCGGCCGCGTCCAGGCCCGCGTCGGCCATGAGCAGGGCCAGCTCCGCCTTGAGCTTGTCCTTGGCGCGAATCTCGAGCTGGCGGGCGCGCTCGCGGGAGAAGCCGAAGTGCTCACCCAGCTCGCTGAGGGTCATCTCGGAGTCGCCCATCACGCGGTTCTCGATGATGAAGCGCTCGCGCGGGTCCAACCGGCGCAGGGCGCGCTGGACCAGGTCCTTGGCCAGGCCCGCCTGCTGGCGGTCCGCGACTTCGTCCTCGTGAGACGCGGAGGCGGACTCGACGAAGTCCAGGTGGGTGGCGTCACCGTCCTCGCCCACGGGGGCGTCCAGCGACAAGTCCCGGCCGCCCATGCGCTGCTCCATCTCGCGCACCTCGGAGGCCTTCACGTTGAGCTTGCGCGCAATCTCCTCCGCGTTGACGACCGACGCATCTCCCGCGCCCATGCGCTCCAGCTCGCGGCGCGTGCGCGCGAGGCTGAAGAAGAGCCGGCGCTGGGCCTGGGTGGTGCCCAGCTTCACCAGGCTCCAATTGCGCAGGATGCAGTTCTGGATGTACGCGCGAATCCACCAGACCGCGTAGGAGATGAGGCGGATGCCCTTGTCCGGGTCGAACTTCTGCACCGCCTTCATCAGGCCGATGTTCGCCTCCTGGATGAGGTCGGACATCTTCAGCCCGTAGGAGCGGTACTCGTAGGCCACCTTCACCACGAAGCGCAGGTTGGACGTCACCAGGTTGTGGCCCGCCATCAGGTCGCCCTTGCGGAAGCGGCGCGACAACTCCTGCTCCTGCGGCTGCGTCAACAGCGGGTACTGGTTGATCTCCGAGAGGTATGTGGAGAGGGAGTCCGGGGAGGAGAAGTGAGAAGAGTCCTGCATGGCATCTCTCGGGGAAGGGGGCCGTTGGGAGCCGCGTTGGGCGGCCTGGGGCTCCTTCGCAATGCCCATGCCATTTCGGAATCACCCCGTTCCCAAGTGAATGCGCGGGTTTGCATCACTGACGCAGGGTGCTTAAGGGCGGCACCCTTTCGTTTTTACAGGGGTGGGAACCGAAGACTCTTCCGACTGTGCGCCGGCCAACGCGGGCGGCGCTCACGGTCGTCTCGTCCCTTCGTACAAGTCCCCCTTCGAGTGCGCGGCCGCGTCATGTATCGCGCTCACGGGGATGGAGTGTTGTCCTCGCGAAGCTGTGTGAGGGTGAACTCGAGGATGCGACGGCGCCGCTGGTCGCGGGAGGAGCCCGGGTCCAGCTCGCGCAGGGCGTCGGTGAGCAGCCGCTCCGCTTCGGCGCGTTCGCCGCGGGCGCGCAGGACGCGGGCATGGCCCACGAGGACCCGCGTGCTCTCGGTTCCCGTGACGAGGGCCAGGGCCCGTTGGCTCGCGGCCAGGGCCTGGTCCTTCTTTCCCGCCATCAGATACAGCGAGGCGAGGCGCGACGGGGGGCCGGGGTCTTCTGGAAACGCCTTCTCACTGCGCTCCAGGGCGGGGATGGCCACCTCGGGGCGGTCCATCAACGCGGCCGCCATCTCGCGGTGGGCGTCGAGCGCCGCGCGCTCCTCCGCGCCGTTCGCGCGCTCGGCCTCCAGTTCGAGGAATCGCCACCACGTCTCGGCCATCTTGCGCAGGCCGGGTTCGTCTCCTGTCACCTCGCGGACCTCGCAGACCACTTCGTAGAGCGAGGAGCGCTGCGGCGAGGTGAGGGTTTCTTCAGGAGCGTCGAGTGCCCGGAGCGCCTCCTGCTCGAGGGTGTTTCGCAGGGCCCGTGCCTCCTCGGTCTCGATGTCCAGGGCGCAGCCCAGGCCCACGTACAGAAGCCGCGAGCGGTCCTCCACGCGCGTCAGCTTGGGCAGCTCCTTCGCGGCGTGTCTCACGCAGTCGATGGCGTGCCCGGTGGCGGCCAGGGATTTGAGCAAGGAGACGGTGGCGCCCGCGCGGCGCGAGTCATGGTCTGGCAGCTGTGCCAGGGATTGCTGGTAGGCCGTGGCGGCTTCCTCGTGGCGGCCGGCAAGCGCGAGTGCATCCGCGCGCGCGAGGCCCTGCTGGCCCTGCCGGTCCTGGTGGAAGGCCTGCTCGGATTGGCTGAGATAGCCAAGCAGCTGCTGCACCGACATCGCGCCCAGCGAGCGGCTCACGACGGTGCCTTGTTCCGGCTCGAGGACGAGCAGCGTGGGCCAGGTGTCTATCGGGTAGCGCTCGAGAAAGGCCGCGTTGGTGTCGACCTCGGTGTTGATGGCGAGCCAGACGAACCGGTCCGCTCGAGGCGCAAGCTCGGGGGAGGGCAGCACCGTCGCGCGCATCGAACGGCAGGACTGGCACCAGGGGGCCCAGACCTCCACGAAGACGGGGAGGTTGCGCTCCCGGCCCGCCTGGAGGGCCCGTTTCCAATCATTTTCGATGAAGGCGATTCCATTCTCAGGGGCCATGCCGCGCTGCGTCGCGGGCCCTTGAGCCGCGCAGCCTGAGAGGAGCAAAAGCAGGATGCCAACAGCGGTTTTCATCACCATGGGGGCTCCGGGAGCGCGGGTGCCGTCGCGAGTCCCCAGACACCCGGGAATCAAATGGGTTCCCTGGATGATGCGGGCCGCGCAACTTCGTGAGACAGCATGAGACAATGGAGGGGACGCCCGATCCCCGTGGGCGGGAGCCCCTCATGAGCCAGATCAACCGCAGCCGTCCTTCCCTCGCTTCGACCCCGACCTCATCGTTGAAGGGCCCCGCCGGCGAGCAGGCGCAGGGCGCGAAGAAGGCGCAGCCGGCGCTCCTGGCGCAGGGCAAGGATGAGTTCCAGGCGCAGACGAAGGCCTCGCCGCTGAGCGGCATCAAGTCCTTCTTCGGTGGGAACAAGGCGGAGCGGGCGAATGATGGGTTGTTCATGGGCGCCAAGGGGCAGACCTTCCCGCCCGGCACGCCGCTGAAGGACATCCCCGGTGTCACGCCCGCGGGCAATCCCAACCCGTCGCAGACGATTCTCTACGTCAACGGCATCTTGACGAACGCCTCCGCGCAGCTCGACGAGATGAAGGCCATCGCGGAGACGTCGGGTGCGCGCGTGGTGGGCATCCACAACTCGACGCAGGGCATCGTGGCGGACCTGGCCGAGTGCGTGGGCGACAAGATGGGCAAGGGGAAGAACCCCGCGGTGGACACGCTGGCGGACACCGTCTACTCGGAGCTGAAGGCGGGCCGTGAGGTGCACCTCATGGGCTACAGCCAGGGGGGCCTCATCACCGCGCGTGCGCTGAATGACGTGCAGCGCCGGCTGCGCATCGAAGACGGGATGTCCTCCGCGCAGATTGAGAAGCTGATGGGCAAGCTGAGCGTGGAGACCTTCGGCGCCGCGTCCACGCGCTATCCGGATGGTCCGCAGTACGTGCATTACATCAACAACCGCGATGCGGTTCCCACGGTCACCGGCCTGGGAGGCAGCTTCGACCCGCTGGCGTTCGCGAAGGACGCGGGCAAGGGTGCGGTGGTGCACCGCTTCTCCGAGGGTGGGCTCAACCTCCTCGACAACCACATGTTGAACGTGAGCTACCTGAAGCACCGCGTGCCCTTCGAGCAGGCGCGCGCGGGCCAGTTCTAGGCGCCGTCGCGGTGTCGAGGCGAGTGCATGGCCACTCGCCTCAAGGTCGAGACCGGAGGTAGGCCGTGACGGCCGCGGCCAGGTTCGACGCTCGGGGTTCGCCGACGCGGAATGACCAGAGGTTCGTGACGTAGCCGAAGCCAACACCGGCATCGGGGTCGGCGAAGCCGATGGAACCACCGGAGCCCGGGTGGCCGAAGGACGCGGGCCCGACCATGGGCATCGGAGGGCAGGCCCTCCAGAATCCGAGCGACATGTAGAAGGAGCGGTTGGCCGGGACGTCCAGTCCTGGCGGCAACCCATGCATCCGCGTCTGGTCGGTCTGGACGCAGGTCATCTTCGCGACCGTCGCTGGATTCAGCAGCCGCACGCCGTCGACCTCACTCACCGTGGCCGCGTACATCCGAGCCAGCGAGTGCGCGTCGGAGAACATGTTCCCGAACGGGAACTCCGCGGCGCGGAAGGCGCGCGTGTTCATGTACCCGCTCGTGTGGTCGAAGGCGCCGCCGAGTTGACCCGCGCGAGCCTGCACGGAGTCCGGGCCCCACAGGGCGTTCATCCAGGCGATGACCGTGTCCCTGTCGAGGCCGGTGGTTTCAATCAACCCGGCGGTCATCTCCTCCAACGTGAACGGCGCGGCGTACTCGATTCTCGCCACCCGTTCTTCTTGGCGCTCAGGCAGCCCAATCCAGGCGCTCAGCCCGAGCGGGGCCGCGACCTGGTCCGCGAAGAAGGCGCCGAGCGATTGACCGGAGATCCTCCGCACGAGCTCCCCGACGAGGAACCCGAAGGTCATGCTGTGGTAGACGTGCTCGGCGCCGGGCTTCCACTCCGGCTTCTGCGCCTCGAGTGCCCGGATGACCGGATGCCACGCGCAGGCGTCCTCGAAGGTGAGTGGGCCGTCGACGACGGGCAGCCCCGCCTGGTGTGAGAGCAGCCAGCGCACCGGGATGTGTTCCTTGCCGGCGGCGCCGAACTCAGGCCAGTACTTGACCACCGGAGCGTCCAGGTCGAGCTGTCCTCGCTGTGCCAGCAGATGGGCGCAGAGGGCGGTGGCGCCTTTGGTCGTGGATGCGACCAGCGCGACGGTGTCCTTGCTCCATGGACGCTTCTCCTCGCGATTCGCGAGGCCGCCCCACAGGTCGACCACGGGGCGGCCATCCACGTAGACACAGCATGCCGCGCCGACTTCACCGGGGTTTCCTTCGAAGTTCGCCCGGAAGACATCGGCCACTCTCCCCCAGCCGTCCTCGACATGTCCTTGCACAACGGTTCCACCGGTCGTGTCCAACACGTTGCACATCCTTTCCATCGGTTTTGAAACGCATGGCGCCGCACCGGAGCGCTTGGATTCACGCTTCGCGGGCTGGTGTCTCATGTCTGCTGATGTTTGTGTTTCGCCGGATTGGCGAAACGCGATGCCGCAATCGATTGTCTATACAGGGCGTTCGACGACTTCCTCGCCCGGCGCCGTGGCCGCGCGGAGTGTGTTGCGGACGCTGCACGTGGAGGACGTGCGGTGTCTTTCTCAGACGCTCTTGGCTTCTTCTGCCTCGGCATGCGCGAGCGCGGTGGTCAGCCGTTCTCGCTCCCGGAGGATCCACTGGCCCTTCGGGTAGTTCCGGACGAACGTCTCGATGAACTCCACGGGGTCCTCGCCGACGATCTTCCGGATGGGAGTCCGGTTCTCCACGCTCTGTTCGAACAGGTCGAGGAGGTCCGCGTAGATGGCGGTTCCGTCACCTCCCGTGCCGAAGTACATCAGGTACCGCTCCAGCGCCTCGAGCGCCGTGCGGTAGTTCGGCGGAAGTTGCTTCGCGCGCGCCTTGTACTGCCGCCATTGCGTCTTGTCGCCAATCACCTTCGTGATGAACGTTGAGATGAACATGTCATCTGCCTCCTTTTTGGAGCCGGGCGAGCCGTTCGGTGAGGAACCGCCACGTCTGCCAGAACTCCTCGAGATACGCCTGTCCTTGAGCGTTGAGTGAGTACACCTTGCGAGGAGGCCCCTTCTCGGAGGGGACCTTCTCCACGGCGACCAGGCCGCGCTGTTCAACCCTCACGAGCAGCGCATAGACGGTGCCCTCGGCGATGTCGGAGAAGCCCATCTCCCGCAACCGCGCCGTGATCTCGTAGCCGTACTCCGGCTGCACGGACAGGATTGCCAGGACGATGCCCTCCAACGTGCCCTTGAGCATCTCCGTCATCTGCTTGCTCACAAACGCTCCTCCAGCTACCCAGTGTCACTGACTACCAGTACATAGTAACGCTAAATAGCGGGAGTGCAAGTCCACCTGGCGAAGACGTCACCGTCCGCTGTGCGGGGCTCACGAGGGTGGATGTGTGCTTGGAACTCCCTCGAGCGCAATGGGGCGCCTCAGGCAAAGACACGCAGGACTGCTTGGAGGGCGCGGGTCTTCACCCATGGATGGCTTCACCCCATTTCATTTCAAGCGGACACGTCCAGCACGTGGGGCCCACGTGGGAATGGGCACGAACCCTCATCGGGCGAGCTTGAGTGCGACGACGGCCTGGTCCGTGATGGCGCCGGACAGTGAGAGGCGCAGCTCCCACGCGCCGGGCATGAAGAGGTCCAGGTCGGAGATTTCAAAGTCACTGGGCCCGCGCGGTGTGATTCGCACGGGCTCATCGAGCCCATGCCCCATGGTGGGCATCCACGGCTGAACCGCGAGGTGCAGACCCGGGACGGGCTTCCCGGTGGCGCTCTCCGTGACTCGGATGAGGAACCGCTGAGGCCCTCTTCTCAGCGGCAGCGTGTCCGTCAGCACTTCGATGCGCAGGCGCCCCGAGGTGCTCGTCGCCGTGGCCACGGACTCGGAGAGGGGAGGGCGGGCGGCCGTCTCCGACTCCGGAGTTGTGGGCTTCGTTGGAGGCGCGGCACTCACCAGCAGGCACAGCAACAGGGCGGTCTTCATGTGTCCTCCCGAGGGGAATCCAAGGCGCGAGCCTTCTATCGGGACGCGCCACAAGGGGCGCGCGACAAGTTGCCACAGCACATGCTCGGTCCATTTGGGCGAGGGTGGCATCCATGGGTCTCCACTCCTCTCGCCAGCACTTCACGGGCGCCGCTCGCCTGCTCTGGTGGGGACTGGGCGTGTTGAGCCTGGCCGGGGTGTTCGTGTTGGGCGCCGCGATGGTGGCGGTGGTGAGGCTCGCGCTGTCGGACGTGAGCTGGTTTCCGCCGAGCACCGAGTGGGTCCAGAGTCCCTTGCCCTTTCATGGGCAGCTCCCCCGCTACGCGCTCCACGACACCGAGGGCGTCGAGGTCGGGACTCGCCAGCTTCGCGGGCACGCCTATGTCCTCCAATTCGTGGCGGATGATTCACCCTCGGGAACACGGCTCGCGGAGGCGATGCATCGGCTCGAAGCGCGGGGCGTCTCCTTGCGATTCATCGTGATGAAGCAGCGGACGGCCAAGGACGACCCACGCCCCCTCTCGCCCGCATGGCACGTCGTGGAGTCGGACGGACAACTGGAGTCACAGGTGCGGCCCCTGCTGCGAGAGGCCGCCCCCACGGATGACCGGGTCCCTGGCGCGACGCTGCTGGTCGACCAGGCAGGGGGCCTGCGAGGCGTCTACGCCCTGGCCTCGGATTCACGTGCCACAGACGCGCTGGTGGCTGACGCGTGGCAGCTCGTGGAGGCGGGCCCGGTTCCCGCCGTCGCCGGAGCACCTTCGGACCATCCCCACGTGTCGGGCGTGGGCTGTGAGTTTGAGCAGAGGAGACACTGACGATGGAGACGACGTCCCTGGAACACCCTCCCGTGCGCGTCCGGCGATGGCGCGGGTTGGGCCTGCTGCTGGCTGGAGCACTGGTGCTCATCGCGGGGCTCGGCCTGCCGCTCTTGCGCGACTCGCAGGCCCGCTTGCGTGCACGCGGCATCCCCACCTTCGGGAACCTCCCCACGTTTCAACTGACGGACCAGACCGGGCGCACGTTCTCCGACGCGGACCTGCGCGGTGAAATCGTGGTCGCGGACTTCATCTTCACCCGCTGCCCCACGGTGTGCCCGCTGCTGACGGCGAAGATGGCGCGTCTCCAGCGCGAAGCCCGCGACAAGGGCCTCTCCGTGCGCTTCGTCTCGTTCAGCGTGGACCCTCGCTACGACACACCCGAGCGGCTCGCCGCGTATGCGAAGACACGCCACATCGACACGTCCAACTGGTCGCTCCTCACCGGCTCGCTCGAGGACGTGGAGACGACGGTCCTGGAGGGCTTTCGCGTGATGATGGGGCGCGACGCGGACGCGGGGGACGACGACTTCCTCAGCATCTTCCACGGCGAGCACTTCGTCCTCGTGGACGGCGAGGGGCGCATTCGTGGGTACTACCGCGTGGTGGATGAGGCCGGGGGACTCGAATCCCTCCAGCGCGACCTCGAAGCGCTGGTGCGGACGCGCGGTGGATGAGCCCCACCGCGCTCCACGAGCCGGTCCGGTTACTGCCGCACAGGCGGCTTGAGGTCCGCGGGCAAGCCCGTCCCGCTGGGAGGCCGCTCCAGGCGGCCGGGCTGACTGAGTCCCTGCCCCGAGAGCGTCCCTGCATCCTCCTGCGTACTCGGGCGAGGCTTCTTTCCATCGTCCGAGCACGCGCCGAGGACGGCGCACGCGGCGATGAGGACAATCCCCTGTCGAATCATCGTTCGCACC from Myxococcus stipitatus carries:
- a CDS encoding OmpA family protein; the protein is MEELLKSRSHSSLLGGLAVLWAFSAEAQAQRIPSVELERLQLNPGAKDSLVLSTGDLLPDGTFRLGMTAHYQRRPLVLMRNDARLGTVVSDRVTVHFSGAYALTDWLELGAQVPIVTQWGPDTKTLGFETPSTFALGTPWLQARAGILSESRGGPLDMGLHLGVALPLGSEEVLTRDDGFVFTPRLGLGKRLNDTWRVGADVGALVRTKTYALTPGATPLRDEMGVEMNGGVNVSAELFGLREELVVRGTLPFADAPESLEVLLGLRSARTEGTEFYIMGGPGFGQTPGTPEFRVLAGVNFGSDGTKVASCVAGQPHDAARCPDLDADGDGVKNVADRCPTTPGLAQLNGCADTDDDQDGLLNLADRCPAQAENINGFEDSDGCPDDPDSDGDGIADSKDACPKQAEDMDGFEDDNGCPDPDNDQDGVADARDACMNEAGPKENRGCPDKDRDGDGLVDRLDNCPDEPGTEKNHGCKQKQLAQIGEGQIRILESVFFENNQDVISTRSHKLLDSVAAILASHPEIEKLRVEGHTDNTGKADYNLDLSRRRAEAVVKYLVGKSVSRERLDAQGYGPAKPIAENTTKPGRAKNRRVEFRIVGDAEGVETKQGTPGADTLEK
- a CDS encoding DUF4215 domain-containing protein — encoded protein: MTTRVPEHFCPEPRPPARAGLRAALALALLAALTGCEPTPPAPVPEEALVSSQSSALVGDGRLQPGEQCDDGNTVSGDGCSSAGAIEAGYLCHVPGRPCSLATLCGNNVINTGEACDDGNTTADTNGCSATCDLSLCGNGVFNNRQWPNFDQEICDDGNRAEGDGCNRQCEVEPGFACAGTPSRCVRAGVVVFNTGVDQNNRRLESGLDPHWFYTSNNAGAVPGVRDAQDWPQESQTARFMAAPLGAPTCIYQRFIIPSTTNVAQFRLRLATFNDNDFDHATVNGTNFTPVTVSQPAGQPWQKNIIREFGANAPWRTGLNRIELCNENEQSEPNAFRYIFVDAYDDRCGDGTVSPREECDDGNTANNDGCNNTCGIEPGYGCAGAPSSCARTCGNGQLNAGEQCDDGNTTAGDGCNASCRVESGHACPTPGQACVATCGNGQLNAGEQCDDGNTLGSDGCSASCRVESGYECNDVPSNCKALCGNGVLNPGELCDDGNTNMGDGCSVACTLELGAACPIPGQACVNTCGNGVVNPGEECDDGNLNSQDGCATECRVEAGYACSTPTNAPSVCVRSCGNNVQDPNETCDDGNTTSGDGCSSACAVESGYNCSVAPSVCTTTCGDGRVAGAEACDDGNTVSGDGCNATCGVESGYVCTRPANSTSVCTQSCGNGVLNAGETCDDGNTAAGDGCSASCAQEPGYSCSGAPSFCTTTCGDGVVAGTEVCDDGNLQSGDTCSPRCLWENGQACNASGVCESGTCNPHSDVCVTANICGNGMLDGDEQCDDANTTAGDGCGSTCAIEAGYSCVDIPSSCAVRCGDGIKAASEACDDGNTTAGDGCGATCAVEAAFGCQNKAVHTVITRHARNECTQVSDIGAPALPDAAIQAALTVPGRYRISYVSGAADYDGSPQWYPGIFGVNHTTSAGAQRFSLGRVPAATGSTTREAAMEQGFSERRDFDAATGDVRVAFIDTDCATNNNSATTATFRVDSLSICQRIPAVTDPGPGGVTDPVIGGTATPGTTIHVYVDGNPTPACTAVTDANGNWTCNLGNIPEGPHAVVVTSTVLGTTEPSPSTNIVIQLAPPTPPVITGPSTGTVVSTQTPPISGTSEPGATVTVREGSTVLCTATADANGNWTCTPSTPLQEGPHTVTATATNPAGGVSTPSTPSTFTVDTTAPAAPVIAGPAPGSLLNDSTPVISGTSEPGTTVTVREGGTVVCTAITDDAGRWNCTPSTPMAEGSHSVTATATDRAGNTGPASNVDTFRIDTVAPDTSFVRSPPDRTDSTQSQFDYGSTEEGVRYECSLNGGPYVACRTTYDVPYGDHTLRVRAVDEASNVDATPAEYRWTVLNTRSFAGGGCSAAPASSWLALLGLLGLRRRNKRR
- a CDS encoding RNA polymerase factor sigma-32 is translated as MQDSSHFSSPDSLSTYLSEINQYPLLTQPQEQELSRRFRKGDLMAGHNLVTSNLRFVVKVAYEYRSYGLKMSDLIQEANIGLMKAVQKFDPDKGIRLISYAVWWIRAYIQNCILRNWSLVKLGTTQAQRRLFFSLARTRRELERMGAGDASVVNAEEIARKLNVKASEVREMEQRMGGRDLSLDAPVGEDGDATHLDFVESASASHEDEVADRQQAGLAKDLVQRALRRLDPRERFIIENRVMGDSEMTLSELGEHFGFSRERARQLEIRAKDKLKAELALLMADAGLDAAALAQG
- a CDS encoding thioredoxin family protein, with amino-acid sequence MKTAVGILLLLLSGCAAQGPATQRGMAPENGIAFIENDWKRALQAGRERNLPVFVEVWAPWCQSCRSMRATVLPSPELAPRADRFVWLAINTEVDTNAAFLERYPIDTWPTLLVLEPEQGTVVSRSLGAMSVQQLLGYLSQSEQAFHQDRQGQQGLARADALALAGRHEEAATAYQQSLAQLPDHDSRRAGATVSLLKSLAATGHAIDCVRHAAKELPKLTRVEDRSRLLYVGLGCALDIETEEARALRNTLEQEALRALDAPEETLTSPQRSSLYEVVCEVREVTGDEPGLRKMAETWWRFLELEAERANGAEERAALDAHREMAAALMDRPEVAIPALERSEKAFPEDPGPPSRLASLYLMAGKKDQALAASQRALALVTGTESTRVLVGHARVLRARGERAEAERLLTDALRELDPGSSRDQRRRRILEFTLTQLREDNTPSP
- a CDS encoding serine hydrolase domain-containing protein, translating into MADVFRANFEGNPGEVGAACCVYVDGRPVVDLWGGLANREEKRPWSKDTVALVASTTKGATALCAHLLAQRGQLDLDAPVVKYWPEFGAAGKEHIPVRWLLSHQAGLPVVDGPLTFEDACAWHPVIRALEAQKPEWKPGAEHVYHSMTFGFLVGELVRRISGQSLGAFFADQVAAPLGLSAWIGLPERQEERVARIEYAAPFTLEEMTAGLIETTGLDRDTVIAWMNALWGPDSVQARAGQLGGAFDHTSGYMNTRAFRAAEFPFGNMFSDAHSLARMYAATVSEVDGVRLLNPATVAKMTCVQTDQTRMHGLPPGLDVPANRSFYMSLGFWRACPPMPMVGPASFGHPGSGGSIGFADPDAGVGFGYVTNLWSFRVGEPRASNLAAAVTAYLRSRP
- a CDS encoding DUF1048 domain-containing protein; translated protein: MFISTFITKVIGDKTQWRQYKARAKQLPPNYRTALEALERYLMYFGTGGDGTAIYADLLDLFEQSVENRTPIRKIVGEDPVEFIETFVRNYPKGQWILRERERLTTALAHAEAEEAKSV